In Colletotrichum higginsianum IMI 349063 chromosome 3, whole genome shotgun sequence, a genomic segment contains:
- a CDS encoding LysM domain-containing protein translates to MIYDDSLSDNLPSACSAALLANVACDRLVWDLRPEFFYPPAPLERLCTSGCAAALSSWTVSVRSACGEDVSVPADFELPSSPVIIPATLEHRFQFTCLRENNNFCGPVEALAVVFRDPGDNNLAAYCADFPTSGSLCITNKCDTVTVGVNQTCVTIADAAGITETQLKAWNLVINSVCSNIDMMNGTTLCITPPEPQLTPPVTTNIPPLIPTTAAPAPTDAAGVSNKPCGRWYDVGAGDYCNLVVLKFAISLDDFLFLNTGINANCTNLYAGESYCVQPVGDINTYDGRPGYVSVTVDPSAAFTGVPFTMLPNATVTSYSRPYTPAPLATGVRDDCVHYFKGDDYQFPSDQLGDWKSNCELTARNYNADNDNFVAWNALGTNVTDPACSFVAGERYCGSWNLQATRTVTETDPATTTSGDGGSTPPAATHSGQPADFDTWHVVVSDDSCHSVADGAGISLDQFYDWNPAVSRDCSTNFWLGQAYCVGISGDVGGTGTTKPPTTTSAAPTTSKPSPPGPTHTSQPSNCNKWDIVESGDACGLLAESNGISLNQFLTWNPAVSSDCVANLWLGQAYCVGVSGSGTISTSSSTALTRTTTTSAVNPTPPAPTHEGQPSNCNKWNVVQSGDGCASMAQDNGISLNQFYDWNPAVSRDCVTNFWLGQAYCVGVSS, encoded by the exons ATGATCTACGATGACAGCCTGTCCGACAACCTCCCCTCGGCTTGCTCTGCGGCTCTGCTGGCCAACGTAGCCTGTGACCGTCTCGTGTGGGATCTTCGCCCAGAGTTCTTCTACCCCCCTGCGCCCCTAGAGCGCTTGTGTACGTCGGGCTGCGCCGCGGCGCTGTCTTCATGGACAGTGTCAGTCCGTTCCGCGTGTGGCGAGGACGTGAGTGTCCCTGCCGACTTTGAGCTTCCCTCATCGCCAGTGATTATTCCAGCCACCCTGGAGCACAGGTTTCAATTTACATGTCTGCGGGAGAACAACAACTTTTGCGGCCCTGTTGAAGCCTTGGCAGTCGTCTTCAGAGACCCTGGAG ACAATAATCTGGCCGCCTACTGTGCCGACTTCCCCACGTCAGGCAGTCTCTGTATCACCAACAAGTGCGACACCGTCACTGTTGGAGTCAATCAGACGTGTGTCACCATCGCAGACGCTGCAGGCATCACCGAGACCCAGCTCAAGGCCTGGAACCTGGTCATCAACTCCGTCTGCTCCAATATCGACATGATGAACGGCACCACACTCTGCATCACTCCTCCTGAGCCTCAGCTGACTCCTCCTGTGACGACCAATATTCCACCATTGATCCCGACTACGGCCGCACCTGCGCCAACAGATGCCGCCGGGGTATCAAATAAGCCTTGCGGCCGCTGGTACGACGTCGGAGCGGGCGATTACTGTAACCTCGTGGTCCTCAAGTTCGCCATCTCCCTAGACgacttcctcttcctcaacaCCGGCATCAATGCCAACTGCACCAACCTGTATGCGGGAGAAAGCTACTGCGTACAGCCAGTGGGAGACA TCAATACCTATGATGGCCGGCCGGGCTATGTCTCCGTCACAGTTGATCCCAGTGCTGCCTTCACCGGCGTCCCTTTCACCATGCTCCCCAATGCCACTGTGACGAGCTACTCGCGACCGTACACCCCTGCGCCGCTGGCAACGGGAGTCCGCGACGATTGCGTGCATTATTTCAAGGGCGACGACTACCAGTTCCCGTCCGACCAGCTGGGAGACTGGAAGAGCAACTGCGAGCTTACAGCCCGCAACTACAacgccgacaacgacaactTTGTTGCCTGGAACGCGCTCGGCACCAACGTCACGGATCCGGCCTGCTCTTTCGTGGCTGGTGAGCGGTACTGCGGATCCTGGAACCTGCAGGCCACACGCACCGTCACCGAGACGGATCCGGCAACGACCACGAGCGGAGATGGAGGCTCGACTCCCCCTGCGGCGACGCACTCGGGTCAGCCTGCAGACTTTGACACGTggcacgtcgtcgtctcggaTGACTCGTGCCATTCAGTTGCGGACGGCGCCGGAATCTCGCTGGACCAGTTCTACGACTGGAACCCGGCCGTCAGCCGTGACTGCTCGACCAACTTCTGGTTGGGCCAGGCATACTGCGTCGGCATATCTGGAGACGTAGGCGGCACAGGCACGACGAAGCCCCCAACGACAACTtccgcggcgccgacgacttccAAGCCGAGCCCCCCAGGGCCGACGCacaccagccagccaagTAACTGCAACAAGTGGGATATTGTGGAATCGGGTGATGCCTGTGGCTTACTCGCTGAGAGCAATGGCATCTCGTTGAACCAGTTCTTGACCTGGAACCCGGCAGTTAGTAGCGACTGTGTTGCCAACTTGTGGTTGGGCCAGGCATACTGCGTCGGCGTCTCTGGAAGCGGAACTATCTCCAcatcgtcatcgacggcgttgacgaggacgacgacgacaagtgCTGTCAACCCGACTCCTCCCGCGCCTACGCACGAGGGCCAGCCAAGCAACTGTAACAAGTGGAATGTGGTCCAGTCCGGGGATGGGTGCGCCTCGATGGCACAAGACAATGGCATCTCGCTGAACCAGTTCTACGACTGGAACCCTGCTGTCAGCCGGGACTGCGTGACAAACTTCTGGCTCGGCCAAGCGTATTGTGTCGGGGTTTCATCGTGA
- a CDS encoding Microfibril-associated protein — MAKPGVSKKTKQPSVHSRAARRATDVDIDTDKSLKNVKAPVESKDYRPSVLAAQTNAGVSKKSKNRKAQVSAKAKKRNEKAMDRAEAIMERTSNKIEKSKSRSRRIQTRSKQWDDINKDLPVVKKFPDEEDLEVEERKTRAAVVVADKDWETDEEMNGVDEDSTAAVAEAVQAAPANDDIDEEIL, encoded by the exons ATGGCAAAGCCGGGCGTTTCCAAAAAGACCAAGC AACCCTCGGTCCACTCCAGAGCGGCGAGGCGCGCGACggacgtcgacatcgacaccGACAAGTCTCTCAAGAACGTCAAGGCCCCAGTGGAATCAAAAGACTACCGGCCGTCAGTCCTGGCCGCGCAAACCAATGCCGGCGTTTCCAAGAAGTCCAAAAACCGCAAGGCGCAGGTGAGCGCCAAGGCAAAGAAGAGAAACGAAAAGGCGATGGACCGCGCGGAGGCCATCATGGAGCGGACGTCCAACAAGATCGAGAAGAGCAAGAGCAGATCGCGGAGGATTCAGACGCGGAGCAAGCAGTGGGACGACATCAACAAGGACCTGCCTGTAGTGAAGAAATTtcccgacgaggaggaccttGAGGTGGAGGAGCGCAAGACCAGGGCGGCTGTTGTGGTCGCGGACAAGGACtgggagacggacgaggaaatgaacggcgtcgatgaggaCTCTACAGCCGCTGTCGCCGAAGCTGTGCAGGCCGCTCCGGCCAATGATGATATCGACGAGGAGATTCTATAG
- a CDS encoding Ubiquitin carboxyl-terminal hydrolase, with the protein MNSPGSLKDTYGPDHYRQIHDETFWTRLTEPSVVLSLFALVATATYSIFGASALPTPLLSRLGRTLWNTLVWLIPFDALTLLEDWLYPPLFPRPMLQNRARTHAAKSELLKNILGIHRQGGIMGTVSQAGIRGLSSVSSAVMSLKGSSDYPPGLGNLSNSCYQNSILQGLASLKPFPKYLADPVQDPEIDRRKVEAVDTLRILIADLNSARNYGKTLWTPGSLKNMSTWQQQDAQEYFSKLLDEVDREIAKAATAMQKPMGFESECANDDTATSQHSDDSGYQSLSTVSKISSARVLRNPLEGLIAQRVACVECGHSDGLSMIPFNCLTLSLNVGGNDHDLYELLDAYAHIESIEGVECGKCTLLKAKRLLTMIVERAEASYTDEEKLKEPKLRLAAVEEALEEDDFEDKTLTEKCKFPSQFKVSSTKTKQAVIARPPQSLAVHMNRSVFDENTGMMYKNSSGIRFPLTLDLGPWCLGSASISHQPVEEQWLLDPRSSMIAGDKRKSYVTGPIYELRAVVTHYGRHENGHYVCYRKFPRHSSPEGSAEAPVKSAALDDDEEMDWWRLSDETVRKVDEEELLDQGNVFMLFYDCVDPNIIPSSEVATAETSPMSTDAPVDAEDDETPTVEKPAFTCTVKEISDDDEEELANDVSAVEEGDAVSLPGDESTRTGEKGPRMIAV; encoded by the coding sequence ATGAATTCTCCCGGCTCATTGAAGGACACCTACGGGCCTGACCATTACCGACAAATTCACGACGAGACCTTTTGGACAAGACTGACGGAGCCGAGCGTCGTGTTGTCTCTATTCGCTCTCGTAGCAACAGCCACCTACTCCATCTTCGGCGCTTCGGCTCTTCCAACGCCCCTCTTGTCCCGCCTCGGTCGGACCCTCTGGAACACTCTTGTCTGGCTTATCCCGTTTGACGCCCTGACCCTTCTCGAAGACTGGCTTTATCCGCCACTATTTCCACGACCGATGCTCCAAAATCGAGCGAGAACGCACGCTGCAAAGAGCGAGCTCCTCAAGAACATACTGGGCATACATAGGCAGGGAGGCATCATGGGGACGGTGTCTCAGGCCGGCATTCGGGGGCTATCATCCGTCTCTAGCGCCGTCATGAGTCTCAAAGGGTCCAGCGACTACCCACCAGGCTTGGGAAACCTGTCCAACTCGTGCTATCAGAACAGCATCCTGCAAGGCCTTGCGTCGCTAAAGCCGTTCCCCAAATACCTGGCCGACCCTGTCCAGGATCCCGAAATTGACCGACGGAAGGTTGAGGCCGTGGATACGCTCCGGATTTTGATTGCGGACCTCAACAGCGCTCGAAACTATGGTAAGACGCTGTGGACCCCCGGGTCGCTGAAGAACATGAGCAcatggcagcagcaggacgccCAGGAGTACTTTTCGAAGCTGCTGGACGAGGTGGACAGGGAGATTGCCAAGGCAGCAACGGCGATGCAGAAGCCGATGGGATTCGAGTCGGAATGCGCGAACGACGACACCGCAACGAGCCAGCATAGTGACGACAGCGGATACCAGAGTTTGTCGACGGTTTCGAAGATTAGCTCAGCCAGAGTGTTGCGGAATCCGCTCGAGGGGCTGATTGCACAGCGAGTCGCCTGCGTCGAGTGTGGGCATTCGGACGGACTGTCGATGATTCCCTTCAACTGCCTGACCCTGAGTTTGAACGTTGGCGGCAACGATCACGACCTCTACGAGCTGTTGGACGCGTATGCGCACATCGAGTCGATTGAAGGCGTCGAGTGCGGCAAGTGTACGTTGCTGAAAGCGAAGCGGCTTTTGACGATGATCGTCGAAAGAGCCGAGGCGTCATATacggacgaggagaagctcaaggagcCGAAACTAcgtctcgccgccgtcgaagaggcgctggaggaggatgactTTGAGGACAAGACGCTCACCGAGAAGTGCAAGTTCCCATCTCAATTCAAAGTCTCGTCGACCAAGACGAAACAGGCCGTCATTGCTCGCCCTCCGCAGAGTCTCGCTGTTCACATGAACCGGTCCGTATTCGACGAGAATACCGGCATGATGTACAAGAACTCGTCGGGCATTCGCTTCCCTTTGACGCTGGACCTCGGCCCATGGTGCCTCGGCAGTGCCAGTATCAGTCATCAacccgtcgaggagcagtGGCTGCTAGATCCCAGGTCGTCCATGATTGCCGGCGACAAGCGCAAGTCATACGTCACCGGTCCTATATACGAGCTGCGGGCTGTCGTGACCCATTATGGAAGACACGAGAACGGGCATTATGTTTGTTACCGGAAATTTCCTCGTCACTCGTCGCCAGAGGGCAGTGCTGAGGCGCCGGTCAAGTCTGCGGCTCtagacgatgatgaggagaTGGACTGGTGGCGCTTGAGCGACGAGACTGTGAGGAaggttgacgaggaggagctcctgGATCAGGGCAACGTCTTCATGCTGTTTTACGACTGCGTCGATCCCAACATTATTCCGTCGTCTGAGGTTGCAACTGCAGAGACTTCTCCGATGAGTACAGATGCCCCTGTAGAcgcagaagacgacgagacgcCCACAGTGGAGAAACCCGCGTTCACCTGCACGGTGAAGGAGATctccgatgacgacgaggaggagctcgctAATGATGTGTCTGCGGTTGAAGAGGGAGATGCTGTGTCACTCCCGGGAGATGAGAGTACAAGGACAGGCGAAAAAGGACCCCGGATGATTGCGGTCTGA